From the genome of Carnobacterium viridans:
AAAAAAATGTCGCACTTATTCGAAAGGAAATCGACAAAAAATAGCCTTAATCGCTGCATTTGCTTCTGAGGCAGACTTGTATATTCTTGATGAACCAACTGCGGGTTTGGATCCACTGATGGAGCGCATTTTTCAAGAACTTATTTTAGAGATGAAACAACAAGGCAAGAGTGTATTGTTGTCGAGCCATATTCTGTCCGAAGTTGAAAAGCTGTGTGATCGAGTAGCCATTATTCGCGAAGGTGAAATTATTGAAACGGGAACATTAGCTGAGATGCGCCACTTGACCCGAACAAAATTGACTGTTGAAACAAGTGAACCTTTGATAAATTTGTTCGAGCTAAAAGGTGTACAAGATGTTGTCCAAACAAATACGGGATGGGTATTTCAAGTAGATAGTGAAGAACTGGCAGAAGTTATTCGTTATATCAGTCAATTTGGTGTTTTAAAACTTGAAAGTGCTCCTCCGACTTTGGAAGATTTATTTATACGTCACTACAAAGGGGACAGTCAGGAACAAAGCGGCTCAAAAGGAGGTGTCTAGCAATGTTTACTCAGCCATTCAAAGGAACTGGTCAAATCATGCGACTGCTTTTTCAACAAAATGGAGTGAAAATTGGTTTATGGTTAAGTGGTTTGATTGGTGTTTCAATCGCTACAGTAACTGCCTATATAACCATTTATACAGGCCAAAAAGAGATTATAGAATTTGGTTTAACAATGCAAAATCCCGCTATGATAGCCATGCTAGGATCGCTTTATGAAGTGGAATTTTTTAATCTAGGGGCCGTTTTTGCAAGTGAAATGTTATTGTTTTCAGCTATTGCAGTTAGCGTGATGAATATCTTATTAGTCAGTTCCAGTACGAGGATGGATGAAGAAGAAGGCCGATTGGAAATGATTCTAGGATTGCCTGTGGGGCGACTAGCGTATTTAGCTGCAACAATTAGTATGATGGTTATCGTAAATAGTTTATTGTTTATGATTCTGTCGCTAGGTCTCGGCTTATTTAACAACGAAGCTTTTAGTATGGAATCTGCTTTGCTATATGGTGGTATTCTTGCAAGTACAGGGCTGTTTTTTGCAGGTATTACCGCCGTTGCAGCACAATTAACTGAAACATCTAGAGGTGCTACAGGAATTTCTTTTGCTGTATTGATAGCGGCCTATATCATAAGAGCTATTGGAGATGTCAGCAATGAATTACTATCACTTGTCTCTCCCTTGGGTTGGACTGTTCGAACAGCGGTATTTGTCGACAATGACTGGTGGCCAGTTAGTGCGTTAATTAGTGGGATGACTATTTTATTCGTGAGTGCGTTCTATTTAAACCAGCAAAGAGATATTAATGCCGGTTTATTGCCTGAGCGTAAAGGAAAAGTTTACGCTTCGAATGTTTTAAAAAGTCGATATGGGTTAACGTGGCGATTGGAAAAAGGAACAATTATTTCATGGGCTATTGGCATTTTTCTAATGAGCGCTGCTTTCGGTTCGATTTTAGGCGATTTAGAAGCTTATTTCTCAGACTTTGAATTGGT
Proteins encoded in this window:
- a CDS encoding ABC transporter permease; its protein translation is MFTQPFKGTGQIMRLLFQQNGVKIGLWLSGLIGVSIATVTAYITIYTGQKEIIEFGLTMQNPAMIAMLGSLYEVEFFNLGAVFASEMLLFSAIAVSVMNILLVSSSTRMDEEEGRLEMILGLPVGRLAYLAATISMMVIVNSLLFMILSLGLGLFNNEAFSMESALLYGGILASTGLFFAGITAVAAQLTETSRGATGISFAVLIAAYIIRAIGDVSNELLSLVSPLGWTVRTAVFVDNDWWPVSALISGMTILFVSAFYLNQQRDINAGLLPERKGKVYASNVLKSRYGLTWRLEKGTIISWAIGIFLMSAAFGSILGDLEAYFSDFELVQVILADDLSDSMTEQFITLLVGIMSVFSAVPTVSVFLKLKKEERMGRTENFYSRAVSRNKVMGSYYAIAFLTAVLMQLLIGLGLYASASQVIKTTIGAGTVIASGLVYIPAIWVVLGLTTALVGAFPKRTGLIWTYVTFAIFVIYLGNLLEFPEWVNNISAFHHIPQLPNEEIAWFPMISLSLVGIALSVIGFLSYNKRDI
- a CDS encoding ABC transporter ATP-binding protein, translating into MSLVEVKGLTKRFGKFTALKNINLSVNEGEIYGFIGPNGAGKSTTIRVLLGMLKPSEGQVTIFGQDAWKDAVEIHKRVAYVSGEANLWPNLTGGEVIDLFLAMRGNGNQNRRDELIQLFKLDPSKKCRTYSKGNRQKIALIAAFASEADLYILDEPTAGLDPLMERIFQELILEMKQQGKSVLLSSHILSEVEKLCDRVAIIREGEIIETGTLAEMRHLTRTKLTVETSEPLINLFELKGVQDVVQTNTGWVFQVDSEELAEVIRYISQFGVLKLESAPPTLEDLFIRHYKGDSQEQSGSKGGV